A DNA window from Shewanella baltica contains the following coding sequences:
- the fliR gene encoding flagellar biosynthetic protein FliR, with translation MELLLDTLMQTITAYIWPLFRVASMLMVMVVFGAATTSSRVRLLLAMAITFAIAPVLPPVQNADLFSLSAVFITAQQIIIGVAMGFVTQMVMQVFVLTGQIIGMQTSLGFASMVDPGSGQQTPVIGNFFLLLATLIFLAVDGHLLMIRMLVASFETLPISNQGLTLTSYRALADWGSYMFGAALTMSISAIIALLLVNLSFGVMTRAAPQLNIFSIGFPITMIGGLFILWLTLTPVMEHFDEVWAAAQVLLCDMLALQCNADGLI, from the coding sequence ATGGAGCTGCTGCTCGATACCTTAATGCAGACCATTACCGCTTATATATGGCCGCTATTTCGGGTCGCGAGTATGTTAATGGTCATGGTGGTATTTGGGGCGGCAACTACCTCAAGCCGCGTACGCTTATTATTGGCGATGGCGATTACCTTTGCGATAGCGCCAGTTCTTCCTCCCGTTCAAAATGCCGATTTATTTTCACTCAGCGCAGTATTTATCACCGCGCAGCAAATTATTATTGGTGTTGCCATGGGGTTTGTGACTCAAATGGTGATGCAAGTTTTTGTATTAACTGGGCAGATTATTGGTATGCAAACCAGCCTCGGTTTTGCCTCTATGGTTGATCCAGGTTCAGGTCAGCAAACGCCGGTTATTGGTAACTTTTTTCTATTATTGGCGACATTGATCTTCTTAGCCGTAGATGGCCATCTGTTGATGATCCGTATGTTGGTGGCGAGCTTTGAGACCCTACCCATTTCTAATCAAGGATTAACACTCACTAGCTACCGTGCTTTAGCAGATTGGGGCTCGTATATGTTTGGTGCTGCATTAACTATGTCGATATCCGCGATTATCGCCTTGTTGTTAGTCAATTTGTCCTTCGGGGTGATGACCCGCGCCGCGCCGCAGTTAAACATTTTCTCTATTGGTTTTCCGATCACTATGATTGGCGGGCTGTTTATTCTTTGGTTAACCTTAACACCAGTCATGGAGCATTTTGATGAAGTATGGGCCGCGGCTCAAGTGCTGCTTTGCGATATGTTAGCGCTTCAATGTAACGCAGATGGCTTGATATGA
- the flhB gene encoding flagellar biosynthesis protein FlhB — protein sequence MAEESSGERSEEPTGRRLEQAREKGQIARSKELGTAAVLISAACGFYMLGPSLATSLTRVFETVFTMDRAQIFDTEEMFNVWGVVASEIAWPMAKIMLLIVVVAFIGNVALGGMNFSTQAMMPKASKMSPAAGFKRMFGVQALVELTKGIAKFSVVAFSAYLLLSFYFNDIMLLSSDHLPGNVYHALDLLVWMFILLCSSILLIVVIDVPFQIWNHNKQLKMTKQEVKDEYKDTEGKPEVKGRVRQMQRELAQRRMMAEVPNADVIVVNPEHFAVAIKYDVQRSAAPFVIAKGVDDVAFKIREIAREHNIAIVSAPPLARAIYHTTKLDQQIPEGLFTAVAQILAYVFQLRQYQKGRGRKPIPVPLNQPIPDELKY from the coding sequence ATGGCTGAAGAATCAAGCGGTGAACGCAGTGAGGAGCCCACTGGGAGGCGTCTTGAACAGGCGCGGGAAAAAGGGCAGATTGCGCGTTCGAAAGAACTTGGTACAGCAGCAGTATTAATTTCGGCAGCATGTGGTTTTTATATGCTCGGTCCGAGTCTTGCCACGAGTTTAACTCGGGTGTTTGAGACGGTTTTTACCATGGACAGGGCGCAAATCTTTGATACTGAAGAAATGTTCAATGTCTGGGGCGTTGTTGCGAGCGAAATCGCCTGGCCCATGGCAAAAATTATGCTGTTGATCGTAGTCGTTGCTTTTATTGGTAACGTTGCCTTAGGTGGGATGAATTTCTCGACCCAAGCTATGATGCCAAAGGCCAGTAAAATGAGCCCCGCAGCGGGTTTTAAGCGCATGTTCGGCGTGCAGGCGTTAGTCGAGCTGACAAAGGGTATTGCCAAGTTTTCTGTGGTGGCATTTTCGGCATATTTATTACTGAGCTTTTATTTTAACGATATTATGTTGCTGTCTAGCGACCATCTTCCCGGTAATGTCTACCACGCATTAGATTTACTCGTGTGGATGTTTATCCTGTTATGCTCCTCTATTTTATTAATTGTCGTCATCGATGTGCCGTTCCAAATTTGGAATCATAACAAGCAACTTAAGATGACCAAACAAGAAGTAAAAGATGAATATAAGGACACTGAAGGGAAACCAGAAGTAAAAGGGCGGGTACGACAGATGCAACGCGAGTTAGCCCAGCGTCGAATGATGGCTGAAGTACCCAATGCCGATGTCATCGTTGTTAACCCCGAGCATTTTGCAGTAGCGATTAAATACGATGTACAGCGCTCCGCCGCTCCCTTTGTGATTGCCAAAGGCGTTGATGACGTTGCATTTAAAATTCGTGAGATTGCTCGCGAACACAATATTGCCATTGTCTCTGCACCACCTCTTGCGAGGGCGATATACCATACGACTAAGTTAGATCAACAAATCCCCGAAGGACTATTTACTGCCGTGGCACAGATTTTGGCTTATGTTTTCCAGTTACGTCAATATCAGAAAGGACGTGGTCGCAAACCTATTCCTGTCCCGCTTAATCAGCCCATCCCTGATGAGTTAAAATATTAA
- the flhA gene encoding flagellar biosynthesis protein FlhA, translating to MDVKATLGQVKQMRLSSFKGIGTPMVVLAALAMIVLPIPPFLLDILFSFNIALALIVLLVAIYTDRPLDFAAFPTVLLVATLLRLALNVASTRVVLLEGHNGGDAAGKVIEAFGSVVIGGNYAVGLVVFIILIIINFAVVTKGAGRIAEVSARFTLDAMPGKQMAIDADLNAGTLNQDQARIRRAEVTREADFYGAMDGASKFVKGDAVAGIMILVINILGGFIIGIVQHGLSFSEAVEIYTLLTIGDGLVAQIPGLLLSIAAALMVTRQNESGDMGQMMMSQMFDSHKSLGIAAGVLFVMGIVPGMPHMAFLSFAFITAGAAYFVYKRNESKRIKALELVKSGPVERQDKEPKELGWDDVHHVDTIGLEVGYRLIPLVDKGQGGELLSRIKGVRKKLSQELGFLVPAVHIRDNLDLSPNAYRISLMGVVVGEADIRHDCELAINPGQVYGKLDGIETRDPAFGLEAVWIAPELREHAQTLGYTVVDAATVVATHISQLLTNNAAKLLGYEEVQQLMDMLAKHSPKLVDGFIPDVMPLGHVVKVMQNLLNEGVSVRDLRTIVQTLLEYGTKSNDTEVLTAAVRIALKRMIVQEISGPELEIPVITLAPELEQMLHQSMQATGGDGPNIEPGLAERMQQSLADAAQKQEMVGQPAILLTSGMLRATLSRFVKHTIPNLRVISYQEIPDEKQIRIVSAVGQ from the coding sequence ATGGATGTTAAAGCGACTCTTGGTCAAGTAAAACAAATGCGGCTGAGCTCATTCAAAGGCATTGGTACGCCTATGGTTGTGCTTGCTGCATTGGCCATGATTGTTTTACCTATCCCTCCATTTCTATTAGACATACTTTTCTCATTCAACATTGCCTTAGCGCTCATCGTATTGTTAGTCGCTATTTATACCGATAGACCATTAGATTTCGCCGCTTTTCCAACTGTATTGCTGGTGGCGACATTACTACGACTTGCACTCAACGTCGCTTCAACTCGTGTGGTATTACTCGAAGGCCATAATGGTGGTGATGCGGCAGGTAAGGTGATTGAAGCCTTCGGTTCTGTGGTGATTGGCGGTAACTATGCCGTTGGTTTAGTTGTTTTTATCATTTTGATTATTATCAACTTTGCGGTGGTGACTAAAGGTGCTGGTCGTATCGCAGAAGTGAGCGCCCGCTTTACCTTGGACGCTATGCCAGGTAAGCAAATGGCAATTGATGCCGATTTAAATGCTGGAACCTTAAACCAAGACCAAGCAAGAATACGTCGCGCCGAAGTGACTCGTGAAGCTGATTTTTATGGCGCGATGGATGGTGCTTCAAAATTCGTAAAAGGTGATGCCGTTGCGGGTATCATGATTTTAGTGATAAACATCTTAGGTGGTTTCATCATAGGGATTGTTCAGCATGGCTTAAGTTTCTCTGAAGCGGTTGAAATTTATACCTTGCTGACTATCGGTGATGGTCTGGTGGCGCAGATCCCAGGCTTATTACTGTCAATCGCTGCCGCCTTGATGGTAACCCGTCAAAATGAATCGGGCGATATGGGCCAAATGATGATGAGTCAGATGTTTGACAGTCATAAATCATTGGGTATCGCCGCCGGAGTGTTATTTGTCATGGGTATTGTTCCTGGCATGCCACATATGGCGTTCTTAAGCTTCGCCTTTATTACTGCAGGTGCTGCCTATTTTGTCTATAAGCGTAATGAATCAAAACGCATTAAAGCCTTAGAACTTGTTAAATCAGGCCCTGTAGAGAGACAAGATAAAGAGCCTAAAGAACTGGGTTGGGACGATGTGCATCATGTTGATACTATTGGGCTTGAGGTTGGATATCGCTTGATCCCACTGGTCGATAAGGGCCAAGGTGGCGAGTTATTAAGCCGTATCAAAGGAGTCCGTAAGAAGTTATCGCAAGAGTTGGGCTTCTTAGTGCCTGCGGTGCATATTCGCGATAACTTAGATTTGTCACCTAATGCCTACCGCATTTCTCTAATGGGCGTAGTTGTTGGTGAGGCGGATATTCGTCACGATTGTGAATTGGCGATTAATCCCGGCCAAGTCTATGGCAAGCTTGACGGTATTGAAACGCGCGATCCGGCTTTCGGTCTGGAAGCAGTATGGATTGCCCCTGAATTACGTGAGCATGCACAAACATTAGGTTATACCGTTGTTGATGCAGCTACGGTTGTGGCAACCCATATTAGTCAATTGCTGACCAATAATGCTGCTAAGTTGTTAGGATACGAAGAAGTGCAACAACTGATGGATATGCTTGCGAAACACTCGCCTAAGCTGGTGGATGGCTTTATTCCTGATGTCATGCCGTTAGGACATGTCGTAAAAGTGATGCAGAACCTGTTAAATGAAGGGGTTTCAGTCAGAGACTTGCGTACTATAGTGCAAACTTTGTTAGAATACGGCACTAAGAGTAATGACACTGAAGTCTTGACCGCTGCAGTTCGTATCGCGTTGAAACGTATGATCGTTCAGGAAATTTCAGGCCCAGAGCTCGAAATCCCCGTCATAACTTTGGCGCCAGAGTTGGAACAGATGTTGCATCAGTCAATGCAAGCAACCGGTGGTGATGGTCCTAACATTGAACCCGGTCTTGCAGAACGCATGCAGCAGTCTCTTGCCGATGCGGCTCAGAAGCAAGAAATGGTCGGACAACCCGCCATATTGTTGACGTCAGGTATGTTACGCGCGACGCTGTCACGCTTTGTTAAACATACTATTCCTAATCTCAGAGTCATTTCATATCAAGAAATACCTGATGAGAAGCAAATACGTATCGTATCTGCAGTCGGCCAGTAG